CTATGATAACGATCTCTTCGTTGTTGAAAGATTTCCTGAAACAGGCAACATCGTTATGTTGATAAACAGTATTCTGCCCTCGTTTTGCTGTAGGTGATGCGGAATAAAACTGAAGCATTTTTTTGTATGCGGCCAACATCTGTGGGTTACTATTCCAGTTTATGGTCGAATTGTAGAAAAAAGGAACATTATTGGCCGTCCCCACTTCCTGACTTCCATAAATGAGCGGCACCCCACCGGTAAATATCGTAACAACAGAAGCTGCCAACGCTCCGTTTACCCCGTTGAATAAGCTGATTGGCGTGGCATCCCATGCCGACTCATCATGATTGGTCGTAAAGCGAATCCATTGTTTGCCTGATGGTATGCTGGCATATTCACTACTGTGGGCTGTAAAAATTTTACCTGCAGCCTGACCATTAAAAACATCTTTGACCGCTCCGTAAAATGGCCAGCTAAAATTCAAATCAAAACCGGCAGTAAAATGATCGTTTCTTGATCCTTCTGCAAAAAATATAAACTTACGGTCAGGTATTGCATTGAGCGTTTGCCATGCAGCTTGCCAGAAATCAAACGGAACTCCATCGGCATAGTCGCATCTGAAACCGTCGATGTTTGCCACATACAACCAATACTTCATGGCATCTACCATGGTATCGCGCATCACCTGGTTATTGTAGTTCAAATCGGCAACATCCAGCCAGTTTGTACCAGGCGGATGGATGATGTTCCCGCTGGCATCCTGGGTGTACCAGCTCTTGTTCTGTATCCATTCATTGTCCCAGGCAGTGTGATTGGCTACCCAATCCATAATGACTGCAATTCCCCTCGAATGCGCCTCAT
Above is a genomic segment from Bacteroidales bacterium containing:
- a CDS encoding alpha-glucosidase C-terminal domain-containing protein — its product is MNIFFKSLIFSFILAGLLACKKDDEKVPPDDNNETTEYEQYGVPFEDVPDTEDIIMYEINLRAFSSTGDIQGIINKIDHIEDLGVNVIWLMPIHPIGQVNSVNSPYSVKDYKAVSSEYGTLNDLRNLTDEAHSRGIAVIMDWVANHTAWDNEWIQNKSWYTQDASGNIIHPPGTNWLDVADLNYNNQVMRDTMVDAMKYWLYVANIDGFRCDYADGVPFDFWQAAWQTLNAIPDRKFIFFAEGSRNDHFTAGFDLNFSWPFYGAVKDVFNGQAAGKIFTAHSSEYASIPSGKQWIRFTTNHDESAWDATPISLFNGVNGALAASVVTIFTGGVPLIYGSQEVGTANNVPFFYNSTINWNSNPQMLAAYKKMLQFYSASPTAKRGQNTVYQHNDVACFRKSFNNEEIVIIANLRNYPISYPIPSALANTSWTEVMTTNTISLNGQITLAPYQFYILKP